The sequence ATGGAATTCTCGGTCGTATGCTCCTCGAAGAGTATACTGAAGCACGTGTGATATTTGCCGATTTCTCCGATCCTATGCTGGAAAAATTACGGATAAAAATCGGCAATAATCAGCGCGTAAAAGTCATCAATGCAGATTTCGCAACGTCGGACTGGGCTAAGGACATGGAGTTGGAAAAGCCTTTTGATATCATCGTCTCGGGGTTTGCCATTCATCATCAGCCGGATGGGAGAAAGATGGCGTTGTACGCCGAGATCTTTTGTCTTCTCAGAAATGGCGGGATTTTCCTGAACCTCGATCAGGTCAGTTCAGCTACCCCTTCAGTAAATGAACTTTTCGACAGCTTCTTTCTCGACTATATTCGGCGTTTCCACGAAAATGCCAAGTTGAATATAACCATGCAAGAGATCGAAGACGCATTTTTTCAGGACAAGAAGGAGAATATTCCGGCACCAGTCGAAAGACAGTGC comes from Deltaproteobacteria bacterium and encodes:
- a CDS encoding class I SAM-dependent methyltransferase, which encodes MNEQHSKWQTKEIAETFVEGVRGAIPGAKLQLEVISKITSAWCSQPSRILDLGCGDGILGRMLLEEYTEARVIFADFSDPMLEKLRIKIGNNQRVKVINADFATSDWAKDMELEKPFDIIVSGFAIHHQPDGRKMALYAEIFCLLRNGGIFLNLDQVSSATPSVNELFDSFFLDYIRRFHENAKLNITMQEIEDAFFQDKKENIPAPVERQCQWLSDIGFEDVDCFFKTFELALFGGRKTSNNSIQADTAAPRL